The Flavobacterium praedii genome window below encodes:
- a CDS encoding penicillin-binding protein 1A yields MAIKKNNGQSKGIEKDVKYYSKKFWKIFFYGLGSIALFFLFASWGLFGSMPSFEDLENPDSNLATEIISSDGVVLGKYFKQNRSALKYSDLPKNLVQALVATEDARFYEHSGIDGRGTLRAIASLGTSGGASTLSQQLAKQLFHGEGSKFLPFRIVQKIKEWIIAIRLERQYTKNEIIAMYCNVYDFGNYSVGVSSAAKTYFSKEPKDLTIDESAILVGMFKNSGLYNPVKNPVGVKNRRNVVLSQMEKANIITEDQKHQLQSLPITLKFKLESHREGTATYFREYLRDYMKKWVEDNKKPDGSDYDIYKDGLKIYTTIDSRMQAYAEEAVAAHMANMQEEFFIQNKDNKNAPFVNISEAETQRIINQAMKSSHRWSALKEQDKSDDEIIKTFSEKTKMTVFTWKGERDTIMTPLDSIRYYKHFLQSGVMSMEPQTGNIKVWVGGINYKYFQYDHVGQGARQVGSTFKPFVYATAIEQLNMSPCDSILDGPFMIRKGRHHVTEDWEPRNSDNKYRGMVTLKQALAQSINTISAKLIDKVSPEAVIELTHKLGVKSEIINQPSIALGAVEITVEDMVAAFSTFANQGVYTKPQFLSKIENKSGEVIYEPIPESHDVLNKDIAFAVIKLLEGVTETGSGARLRTQGGGSGDNRWTGYPYMFTNPIAGKTGTSQNQSDGWFMGMVPNLVTGVWVGCEDRSAHFKSLTYGQGAAEALPIWGYYMKKCYEDKTLNISKEPFERPANLSIKVDCYTRRASTVIDTTATPEQDTEEFAL; encoded by the coding sequence ATGGCTATTAAAAAAAATAACGGACAGTCAAAAGGCATCGAAAAAGATGTTAAATATTATTCCAAGAAATTTTGGAAAATTTTCTTTTATGGATTAGGTAGTATTGCCTTGTTTTTCCTTTTTGCATCATGGGGGCTTTTTGGTTCCATGCCCTCTTTTGAGGATTTAGAAAATCCAGATTCTAATTTGGCTACCGAAATTATTTCTTCTGATGGAGTGGTATTGGGTAAATATTTTAAGCAAAATCGTTCGGCATTAAAATATTCTGATCTACCCAAAAACTTGGTTCAAGCACTAGTTGCAACAGAAGACGCTCGTTTTTATGAACATTCGGGTATTGATGGCAGAGGAACTTTAAGAGCCATTGCCAGTTTAGGAACCAGCGGTGGAGCCAGTACTTTATCTCAACAACTTGCCAAACAATTATTTCATGGTGAAGGTTCTAAATTTTTGCCTTTTAGAATTGTACAAAAAATAAAAGAATGGATCATTGCCATTCGATTGGAAAGACAATATACCAAAAATGAAATCATCGCCATGTACTGTAATGTATATGATTTTGGTAATTACTCAGTAGGAGTTAGCTCAGCAGCAAAAACGTATTTCTCCAAAGAACCCAAAGATTTAACCATAGACGAATCTGCTATTTTAGTGGGAATGTTTAAAAACTCTGGACTTTATAATCCTGTAAAAAATCCTGTTGGCGTAAAAAACCGTAGAAATGTGGTGCTTTCGCAAATGGAAAAAGCAAATATTATTACCGAAGATCAAAAACATCAATTGCAAAGTTTGCCTATTACTTTGAAATTTAAATTGGAAAGCCATAGAGAAGGAACCGCAACTTATTTTAGAGAATACCTTCGTGATTATATGAAAAAATGGGTGGAAGACAACAAGAAACCTGACGGATCAGATTACGATATTTACAAAGATGGTCTTAAAATCTATACCACTATTGATTCAAGAATGCAAGCGTATGCCGAAGAAGCTGTTGCTGCTCACATGGCTAATATGCAAGAGGAATTTTTCATTCAAAATAAAGACAATAAAAACGCTCCTTTTGTAAACATTTCGGAAGCAGAAACGCAACGTATTATCAATCAAGCCATGAAATCTTCCCATAGATGGAGTGCATTGAAGGAGCAAGACAAAAGTGATGATGAAATTATCAAAACCTTTAGTGAAAAAACAAAAATGACCGTTTTTACTTGGAAAGGGGAAAGGGATACAATTATGACTCCACTGGATTCCATTCGCTATTACAAACACTTTTTGCAATCGGGAGTAATGTCAATGGAGCCACAAACTGGAAATATAAAAGTTTGGGTCGGTGGAATTAATTACAAATATTTTCAATACGATCACGTAGGCCAAGGAGCCAGACAAGTAGGTTCTACTTTTAAACCCTTTGTATATGCTACGGCAATCGAACAATTAAACATGTCTCCTTGTGACTCTATTCTTGACGGACCATTTATGATACGAAAAGGGCGTCATCATGTTACCGAAGATTGGGAACCTAGAAACTCAGATAACAAATACCGTGGAATGGTAACGCTAAAACAAGCTTTGGCACAATCCATAAATACCATATCTGCGAAATTAATCGACAAAGTTAGTCCAGAAGCGGTAATCGAACTTACACATAAATTAGGTGTAAAATCCGAAATAATCAATCAGCCTTCTATTGCTTTGGGAGCAGTTGAAATTACGGTAGAAGATATGGTTGCAGCCTTTAGTACTTTCGCCAATCAAGGCGTGTACACCAAACCTCAATTTTTATCGAAAATAGAAAACAAAAGTGGTGAGGTTATCTACGAACCAATTCCAGAATCTCATGATGTTTTGAATAAAGATATTGCTTTTGCGGTTATAAAACTTTTAGAAGGAGTTACCGAAACAGGTTCTGGGGCAAGACTTAGAACTCAAGGTGGCGGTAGTGGTGACAATCGCTGGACCGGTTATCCATACATGTTTACCAACCCAATTGCCGGAAAAACAGGAACTTCACAAAATCAATCTGATGGATGGTTTATGGGAATGGTTCCCAATCTAGTTACAGGTGTTTGGGTAGGTTGTGAAGACCGTTCAGCACATTTCAAAAGTCTTACTTACGGACAAGGTGCTGCAGAAGCATTACCTATATGGGGTTACTATATGAAAAAATGTTATGAAGACAAAACTTTAAATATATCCAAAGAACCATTTGAAAGACCAGCCAATCTTTCTATAAAAGTAGATTGTTACACGCGTAGAGCTTCAACAGTAATAGACACAACTGCTACACCAGAACAAGACACAGAGGAATTTGCTTTGTAA
- a CDS encoding gliding motility lipoprotein GldH → MRIKNSILLVFVTILLFSCDKKRVFDEYKSVGSAWNKDSIVTFDLPVLDATKRYDLFVNLRDNSNYKYNNLFLIVSLESPNGYTKVDTLEYQMANPDGTLLGNGFTDIKESKLYYKENVRFRGKYKVHIKQAVRENGKVPGVAFLDGITEVGFRIENKE, encoded by the coding sequence ATGAGAATAAAGAATAGTATTTTACTGGTTTTTGTAACAATACTCCTTTTTTCATGTGACAAAAAAAGAGTTTTTGATGAATATAAATCGGTAGGAAGTGCCTGGAATAAAGACAGTATTGTTACGTTTGATTTGCCAGTTTTAGATGCTACAAAACGATATGATTTATTTGTGAATTTAAGAGACAACAGCAATTACAAATACAACAATTTGTTTTTAATTGTTTCCTTAGAAAGTCCAAACGGATACACCAAAGTGGATACTTTAGAATATCAAATGGCCAATCCAGACGGAACTTTGTTAGGCAATGGATTTACTGATATTAAAGAAAGTAAATTGTATTACAAAGAAAATGTGCGTTTTAGAGGAAAATATAAAGTGCACATCAAACAAGCAGTACGAGAAAACGGAAAAGTACCTGGTGTTGCTTTTTTAGACGGAATTACCGAAGTAGGTTTTAGAATAGAAAACAAAGAATAG
- a CDS encoding PSP1 domain-containing protein, whose translation MACTSCSTSDGGAPKGCKNNGTCGTDSCNKLTVFDWLSNMSLPNGEAPFDCVEVRFKNGRKEFYRNTDKLTLSMGDIVATVASPGHDIGIVTLTGELVKIQMKKKGVNHLSNEVPKVYRKATQKDIDIWTVARNKEEPMKVRARELAIAQKLEMKISDIEFQGDGSKATFYYTANDRVDFRLLIKDFAKEFSTRVEMKQVGFRQEAARLGGIGSCGRELCCSTWLTDFRSVNTSAARYQQLSLNPQKLAGQCGKLKCCLNYELDTYMDALKDFPEFDTKLVTEKGDAICQKQDIFKGLMWFAYTNNFANWHILKIDQVKEIIAENKLKNKVSSLEDYAIEVVAEPEQNFNNAMGQESLTRFDQPKRKKKPNKKPRVAGENVILSNNASKPTIQKSNPPIKSNPGTKINPVSKVNSIIKENPAKENPAKENPNGNNPNRNNNRNKNNNRKKSNNNRPANTENKSDEPRKPIIIKKNENKE comes from the coding sequence ATGGCATGTACAAGTTGTTCAACTTCAGATGGTGGCGCACCAAAGGGTTGTAAAAATAATGGGACTTGCGGCACCGATAGCTGCAATAAATTAACGGTTTTTGATTGGCTTTCGAACATGAGTTTACCCAACGGAGAAGCTCCATTTGATTGTGTTGAAGTACGATTCAAAAACGGAAGAAAAGAGTTTTATCGCAACACTGATAAATTGACTTTGAGTATGGGAGATATAGTAGCAACTGTTGCTTCTCCAGGACACGATATTGGAATTGTGACACTTACAGGCGAATTGGTAAAAATTCAAATGAAGAAAAAAGGAGTCAATCATTTAAGCAACGAAGTACCTAAAGTGTACCGAAAAGCTACTCAAAAAGACATCGATATTTGGACCGTAGCCAGAAATAAGGAAGAACCAATGAAAGTGCGTGCACGAGAATTGGCGATTGCCCAAAAACTGGAAATGAAAATTTCAGACATTGAATTTCAAGGCGATGGTTCCAAAGCTACTTTCTACTATACTGCCAATGACAGAGTCGATTTTAGACTTTTAATCAAAGATTTTGCAAAAGAATTCAGTACCAGAGTCGAAATGAAACAAGTGGGTTTTCGTCAAGAGGCAGCTCGTTTAGGCGGAATAGGTTCGTGTGGTAGAGAATTGTGTTGCTCGACTTGGCTAACGGATTTTAGAAGTGTTAACACCTCTGCAGCTCGCTATCAACAATTGTCTTTAAACCCTCAAAAACTGGCTGGTCAGTGTGGCAAATTGAAGTGTTGTTTGAATTACGAATTGGACACTTATATGGATGCTTTAAAAGATTTTCCTGAATTTGACACCAAATTGGTTACCGAAAAAGGAGATGCCATTTGTCAGAAGCAAGATATTTTCAAAGGTTTAATGTGGTTTGCGTATACTAATAATTTTGCAAATTGGCACATTTTAAAAATTGATCAGGTCAAAGAAATTATAGCTGAAAACAAGTTAAAAAACAAAGTTTCATCGCTAGAAGATTATGCAATTGAAGTAGTTGCAGAACCAGAGCAAAACTTTAATAATGCGATGGGTCAGGAAAGTTTGACACGTTTTGACCAACCCAAAAGAAAGAAAAAACCAAACAAAAAACCTAGAGTAGCTGGTGAAAATGTAATTCTTTCTAACAATGCTAGCAAACCGACTATTCAAAAATCAAACCCTCCGATAAAATCAAATCCTGGGACAAAGATTAATCCTGTGTCAAAGGTAAATTCTATTATTAAAGAAAATCCTGCAAAAGAAAATCCTGCAAAAGAAAATCCTAATGGTAATAACCCAAATAGGAACAATAATCGCAACAAAAACAACAATCGCAAAAAGTCGAACAACAATCGGCCCGCAAACACTGAGAACAAATCAGACGAACCTAGAAAACCCATAATTATTAAAAAAAATGAGAATAAAGAATAG
- a CDS encoding single-stranded DNA-binding protein, which yields MKNRVQLIGNVGNDPIIKSFEGGKKLASLTIATNDSYKNDKGERVEQTEWHTVVAWGKTAEIIEKFVTKGKQIAVEGKLTHRSYDDKNGEKRYITEVVVNEIMLLGK from the coding sequence ATGAAAAACAGAGTGCAATTAATCGGAAACGTAGGAAACGACCCAATCATCAAATCTTTTGAAGGAGGAAAAAAATTAGCCAGTTTGACTATCGCTACCAATGACAGTTACAAAAACGACAAAGGAGAACGCGTTGAACAAACGGAATGGCACACGGTAGTCGCTTGGGGAAAAACGGCCGAGATTATCGAAAAATTTGTGACCAAAGGAAAACAAATTGCCGTTGAAGGCAAACTAACCCACAGAAGCTACGACGACAAAAACGGTGAAAAACGTTATATCACCGAAGTGGTTGTAAACGAAATTATGTTACTAGGGAAATAA
- a CDS encoding bifunctional GNAT family N-acetyltransferase/carbon-nitrogen hydrolase family protein has protein sequence MQAKIKKVELRNLAFEDYKQLKNSMVESYPEMADSYWRANDIEKLLSVFPEGQLVILVDGKVVGSALSLIVDEKRVDKNHNYLQIIGDYTFSTHNPNGEILYGIDVFIHPSYRGLRLGRRLYDARKELCEQLNLKAIVFAGRIPSYGQHADKMTPKKYIEKVKSKQLHDPVLSFQLSNDFHVLRIIKNYLEGDEDSKEFAVLLEWNNIYFDESPRLINTEKNVIRLGLIQWQMRLLGNLEALFEQSEFFIDVVSGYTCDFAVFPELFIAPLMADYNHLTEAEAIRELAKHSEPIRKRFQELAISYNINIISGSMPYLENGDLYNVGFLCKRDGTFEMYTKIHITPNEAQHWGMKGGSEIKTFDTDCGKIGIMICYDVEFPEVARIMADEGMNILFVPFLTDTQNAYIRVKHCAQARAIENECYVAIAGCVGNLPKVNNMDIQYAQAAVFTPSDFAFPSNGIKAEATPNTEMTLIVDVDLRLLKELHEHGSVRILKDRRTDLYEIKKIKN, from the coding sequence ATGCAGGCCAAAATAAAAAAAGTAGAATTGCGGAATTTAGCTTTTGAGGATTACAAACAACTCAAAAACTCAATGGTGGAATCGTATCCAGAAATGGCCGATTCCTATTGGCGCGCCAATGATATTGAAAAGTTATTGAGTGTTTTTCCCGAAGGACAATTGGTTATTTTGGTCGACGGAAAAGTGGTGGGTTCTGCTCTATCACTGATTGTCGACGAAAAACGAGTTGATAAAAACCATAATTATTTGCAAATAATTGGCGATTATACGTTTTCGACTCACAACCCGAATGGGGAAATATTGTACGGAATCGATGTTTTTATCCATCCCAGTTATCGTGGTTTGCGTTTGGGCAGGCGTTTGTATGATGCCCGCAAAGAATTGTGCGAACAGTTGAACCTCAAAGCGATTGTTTTTGCCGGCCGGATTCCGAGTTATGGTCAACATGCCGATAAAATGACGCCCAAAAAATACATTGAGAAAGTAAAAAGCAAACAATTGCACGATCCGGTGCTTTCGTTTCAGTTGAGTAATGATTTTCATGTGCTTCGAATCATAAAAAATTATTTAGAGGGTGATGAAGACTCCAAAGAATTTGCTGTTTTGCTGGAATGGAACAACATCTATTTTGACGAAAGTCCAAGACTGATAAATACGGAGAAAAATGTGATTCGGCTAGGGCTAATTCAATGGCAAATGCGTTTACTGGGTAATCTCGAAGCGTTATTTGAACAATCGGAGTTCTTTATTGATGTGGTTTCGGGCTATACTTGTGATTTTGCGGTGTTTCCCGAATTATTCATTGCACCTTTAATGGCCGATTACAACCATTTGACCGAAGCGGAAGCGATTCGAGAATTGGCCAAACACTCAGAACCCATTCGGAAACGGTTTCAGGAACTGGCTATTTCGTATAATATCAATATTATTTCGGGAAGTATGCCGTATCTGGAAAATGGGGATTTGTATAATGTTGGGTTTCTATGTAAAAGAGATGGAACCTTTGAAATGTATACCAAAATTCACATTACTCCAAACGAAGCGCAACATTGGGGAATGAAAGGCGGATCCGAAATTAAGACTTTTGACACCGATTGTGGCAAAATTGGAATTATGATTTGTTATGATGTCGAGTTTCCCGAAGTGGCGAGAATTATGGCCGATGAAGGCATGAATATTCTATTTGTGCCTTTCTTGACCGATACCCAAAACGCCTACATCCGGGTAAAACATTGCGCGCAAGCACGAGCAATAGAAAACGAATGTTATGTTGCTATTGCAGGTTGTGTGGGAAATTTGCCTAAAGTAAATAATATGGATATACAATATGCACAAGCGGCGGTTTTTACGCCTTCGGATTTTGCGTTTCCAAGCAATGGAATCAAAGCCGAAGCTACTCCGAATACCGAAATGACTTTGATTGTTGATGTCGATTTGAGATTGCTGAAAGAATTGCACGAACATGGAAGCGTGAGAATCCTAAAAGACAGAAGAACCGACTTGTATGAAATAAAAAAGATTAAAAATTGA
- a CDS encoding DUF2116 family Zn-ribbon domain-containing protein, whose protein sequence is MKTCLECGDPIVGREDKKFCSDGCRNAYNNKINKDSTNYMRNINNKLRKNYRILSELNVEGKSKTTRAKLMSKGFDFEFFTNVLNTKTGNTYYFLYDQGYMVLDNDFYMLVKKDI, encoded by the coding sequence ATGAAAACCTGCCTCGAATGTGGAGATCCCATTGTAGGTCGTGAAGACAAAAAATTCTGCAGCGATGGTTGCCGGAATGCCTACAATAACAAAATAAATAAGGATAGTACGAATTATATGCGCAATATCAACAACAAATTGCGCAAAAATTACCGAATTTTGTCGGAACTGAATGTGGAGGGAAAATCGAAAACGACTCGTGCCAAGTTGATGAGCAAGGGTTTTGATTTTGAGTTTTTTACCAATGTTTTGAATACCAAAACGGGTAATACCTACTATTTCCTGTATGACCAAGGCTATATGGTTTTGGACAATGATTTTTATATGCTCGTTAAAAAAGATATTTAA
- a CDS encoding M20/M25/M40 family metallo-hydrolase, with the protein MKKNYSSIITVVIILGILGFLFATLMPSWSPNEDKKVTEFSTSRALEHINAIAKQPHYVGTKNHEVVANYIIKELQKLGLETTVQEGFTLSDWGNLVKSKNIMCRIEGTKNTKALLLLSHYDSAPHSVSHGASDDASGVATILEGVRAFLNAKTKHQNDIIILFTDAEELGLNGAALFVTQHQWAKEVGLVLNFEARGSSGPSYMLMETNKGNAGLVKEFAKAGATYPVSNSLMYSIYKMLPNDTDLTVFREQGDIQGFNFAFIDDHFNYHTAQDDVAHLDKSTLKHQGSYLMPLLNYFSNADLNATTSTTDDVYFTIPFTFISYPFDWVLPMTLIAAGLLLILVFLGKAKRMLKLNDIMKGFFPFLGALLFTGLITYYGWQGLLLLNPQYNDLLNGFTYNGHDYIAAFVLLSLSICFFFYQIASKPKVTMNHYVIPLVFWIVLNGFLANSLRGAGFLIIPVYFGLVAFAVFVFSQRSNWIVNLICGIPALLIIAPFIQMFPVGLGLKVLFGSAILTVLAFALLLPIFGAFTKKGSWSLLFFLLAIAFLGKAQYHSGYELGEAKSNSLVYLYNGDTNKAYWVTYDTNLDSWTKGYLGENPKSAKTLNNLKLFSKYNSEFTYAAEAPNKGIAKPTITFLQDSIVGFKRYLKIQITPNRKVNRYDIFADEIMTFFNFKANGVSTLGQKGTELERKGKKLLSYYVVNNEPLVLQFTINRATILNMDVMESSFDLMVNPIFSMTPREDWMMPTPFVLNNAVVITQKIKRTLKYIAPIANPVLIKPEVADSLKVVKDSLRVR; encoded by the coding sequence ATGAAAAAGAATTATTCCTCTATTATAACTGTTGTCATCATCCTTGGGATTTTGGGGTTTTTATTTGCAACCCTTATGCCTTCGTGGTCACCAAATGAGGACAAAAAAGTTACGGAGTTTTCAACTAGCAGAGCCTTGGAACACATCAATGCGATTGCGAAACAACCGCATTATGTAGGTACCAAAAACCATGAAGTTGTGGCCAACTACATCATCAAAGAATTGCAAAAACTGGGGCTGGAAACAACGGTTCAAGAAGGCTTTACGCTGAGCGATTGGGGGAATTTAGTAAAATCCAAAAACATAATGTGCCGCATCGAAGGCACTAAAAATACCAAAGCATTGCTCCTGCTCTCACATTATGACAGTGCACCACATTCGGTTTCGCACGGAGCGAGTGACGATGCGTCGGGCGTAGCGACTATTCTGGAAGGCGTTCGTGCCTTTTTGAATGCCAAAACCAAACACCAAAACGACATCATAATTCTTTTTACCGATGCAGAAGAATTGGGATTGAATGGTGCCGCGCTTTTCGTGACCCAACACCAATGGGCTAAGGAAGTTGGATTGGTATTAAACTTTGAAGCCCGAGGTTCTTCGGGACCGAGTTATATGCTGATGGAAACCAACAAAGGAAATGCAGGTTTGGTCAAAGAATTTGCCAAAGCAGGCGCTACCTATCCCGTTTCGAATTCATTGATGTACAGCATTTACAAAATGTTACCGAATGATACCGACTTAACGGTTTTTAGAGAGCAAGGTGACATACAAGGATTTAATTTTGCTTTTATCGACGACCATTTTAATTATCATACTGCTCAAGATGATGTGGCACATTTGGACAAAAGCACCTTGAAACACCAAGGTTCTTATTTGATGCCATTGTTGAATTATTTCTCGAATGCCGACTTGAATGCGACAACTTCGACAACCGATGATGTGTATTTCACGATTCCGTTTACGTTTATCAGTTATCCTTTTGACTGGGTGCTACCAATGACACTGATCGCTGCTGGTTTACTACTGATTTTAGTATTTCTGGGCAAAGCCAAAAGAATGCTAAAGTTGAATGATATTATGAAAGGCTTCTTTCCGTTTTTGGGTGCTTTGCTTTTTACCGGATTGATCACGTATTATGGATGGCAAGGATTATTGTTGTTGAATCCACAATACAATGATTTACTCAATGGCTTTACATACAATGGTCACGATTACATTGCTGCTTTTGTATTATTGAGCCTTTCCATTTGCTTTTTCTTTTATCAAATTGCTTCCAAACCAAAAGTAACGATGAACCATTATGTGATTCCACTAGTGTTTTGGATTGTGCTGAATGGTTTTCTGGCCAATAGTTTACGCGGTGCAGGGTTTTTGATTATTCCAGTATATTTTGGGTTGGTTGCTTTTGCAGTTTTTGTCTTTAGCCAAAGATCCAATTGGATTGTAAACCTCATCTGTGGAATTCCAGCGTTGCTCATTATTGCTCCATTTATTCAAATGTTTCCAGTAGGTTTGGGATTGAAAGTGTTATTCGGAAGTGCAATTTTGACCGTTTTGGCATTTGCCTTGTTGTTGCCAATTTTTGGTGCTTTTACCAAAAAAGGAAGCTGGTCTTTATTGTTCTTTTTACTAGCAATTGCCTTTTTGGGCAAAGCACAATACCATTCGGGTTACGAATTGGGGGAGGCCAAATCCAATAGTTTGGTGTATTTGTATAATGGAGACACGAATAAAGCCTATTGGGTAACTTATGATACTAATCTCGATTCTTGGACAAAAGGTTATTTGGGTGAAAACCCGAAAAGTGCGAAGACCTTGAATAATTTGAAGTTGTTTAGCAAATACAATTCGGAGTTCACCTATGCTGCTGAAGCGCCAAACAAAGGAATTGCCAAACCAACGATTACTTTTTTACAAGATAGCATAGTGGGTTTCAAAAGGTATTTAAAAATTCAAATCACTCCAAACCGAAAGGTAAATCGCTATGATATTTTTGCTGATGAAATTATGACATTTTTCAATTTCAAAGCCAATGGAGTAAGTACTTTGGGGCAAAAAGGAACCGAATTGGAACGAAAAGGCAAAAAATTATTGAGCTATTATGTAGTCAACAATGAACCACTTGTTTTGCAATTTACCATAAACAGAGCAACGATTCTCAATATGGATGTTATGGAAAGTTCTTTTGATTTGATGGTCAATCCAATTTTTTCAATGACTCCAAGAGAAGATTGGATGATGCCAACTCCTTTTGTATTGAATAATGCGGTAGTTATTACGCAAAAAATTAAGCGAACTCTGAAATACATTGCGCCTATTGCGAATCCAGTTTTAATAAAACCAGAAGTGGCAGATAGTTTGAAAGTGGTCAAGGATAGTTTAAGGGTGAGATAA
- a CDS encoding type II toxin-antitoxin system VapC family toxin encodes MLIQYLLDTNICVFFLRGKFNLDEIIKQKGKENCFISEITVFELRFGAENSENSTKSHKAVDLFVSGISIIPIYSSVKKYAKEKVRLRKLGKPINDEFDLLIGVTSVVNKLTLVTDNTKDFENIDGIKMENWFRK; translated from the coding sequence ATTCTAATACAATATTTATTAGACACAAACATTTGTGTTTTCTTTTTAAGAGGAAAATTTAATTTAGATGAAATTATCAAACAAAAAGGAAAAGAGAACTGCTTCATCTCTGAAATAACAGTTTTTGAGCTTCGGTTCGGAGCTGAAAACAGTGAAAATTCAACAAAATCACATAAAGCTGTAGACTTATTTGTAAGCGGAATATCCATAATTCCAATCTACAGTTCCGTTAAAAAATATGCTAAGGAAAAAGTCCGTTTAAGAAAATTAGGAAAACCTATTAATGATGAATTTGACTTGTTAATTGGAGTAACTTCAGTAGTAAATAAATTGACATTAGTTACAGACAACACAAAAGATTTTGAGAATATAGACGGAATTAAAATGGAAAATTGGTTTCGAAAATAA
- a CDS encoding rhodanese-like domain-containing protein, which yields MDAQVKHYENKLAFEMDPSDLFDALNNGEKVIALDARKAFGFEAEHIPNAINIPHREMSPETTADLDREVLYVTYCDGIGCNASTKGALNMTKLGFKVKELIGGIEWWKFDGYATEGTSGKKDGEKFECAC from the coding sequence ATGGATGCACAGGTAAAACATTATGAAAACAAACTAGCCTTCGAAATGGATCCATCGGATTTATTTGATGCGTTGAACAATGGAGAAAAAGTTATCGCTCTCGATGCCCGAAAAGCATTTGGATTTGAAGCGGAACATATTCCAAATGCGATTAACATTCCGCATCGCGAAATGAGTCCTGAAACCACTGCTGATTTAGATAGAGAAGTTTTGTATGTGACTTATTGTGATGGAATTGGTTGTAATGCATCTACAAAAGGCGCCTTGAATATGACCAAGTTGGGATTTAAAGTAAAAGAATTAATAGGCGGAATCGAATGGTGGAAATTTGACGGTTACGCAACTGAGGGAACGAGCGGGAAAAAAGACGGAGAGAAATTTGAGTGTGCTTGTTGA
- a CDS encoding LysR family transcriptional regulator, which yields MEIRHLRLIKAIVEEGSITKAIDKLHLTQSALSHQLKEAEYQLGTKIFLRTNKKLILTKAGEKLYEVANEILDKLSETELQIKQMVFGEFGEIRISTECFSSYHWLPSVLKQFHHLYPNVELKIVTEATHYPLQKLLDNIIDIGIVSDQIKDDRIKYLELFQDEVMMVVSENHPWTNKKYVVPEDFANEHLIIHSLPMETVTIHQMVLAPAKITPKKITALPLTEASIEMVKADMGIMSMAKWALQPYLKNSSIKAIKIGKNGLKRKHFIAIRTEKEYPDYFNHFIGFLQTEINLQ from the coding sequence ATGGAAATCAGACATTTAAGATTGATAAAAGCAATTGTCGAAGAAGGGAGCATCACCAAAGCGATTGACAAACTGCATTTGACACAATCGGCCTTGAGCCACCAACTCAAAGAAGCCGAATATCAGCTGGGTACGAAGATTTTTTTGAGAACCAATAAAAAACTAATTCTGACCAAAGCTGGCGAGAAATTGTACGAAGTTGCCAATGAGATTCTCGATAAACTTTCGGAAACAGAATTACAAATTAAGCAAATGGTTTTCGGTGAATTTGGCGAAATACGAATCAGCACCGAATGCTTTTCGAGTTACCATTGGTTGCCCTCGGTTTTGAAGCAATTTCATCATTTGTATCCAAATGTCGAATTAAAAATTGTTACCGAAGCCACCCATTATCCGTTGCAAAAACTGCTGGATAATATAATCGACATTGGAATAGTCAGCGACCAGATCAAAGATGACAGAATAAAATACTTAGAACTTTTTCAGGATGAAGTCATGATGGTTGTATCTGAAAATCATCCTTGGACCAATAAGAAATATGTAGTTCCCGAAGATTTTGCCAATGAACATTTAATCATTCATTCGCTACCGATGGAAACAGTTACGATTCATCAAATGGTTTTGGCTCCGGCAAAAATAACGCCGAAAAAAATAACCGCATTGCCTCTTACCGAAGCCTCCATCGAAATGGTTAAGGCTGACATGGGTATAATGTCTATGGCAAAATGGGCGTTGCAGCCTTATTTAAAAAACAGTTCCATAAAAGCCATCAAAATCGGTAAAAACGGACTGAAAAGAAAACATTTCATCGCTATTAGAACTGAAAAGGAATATCCGGACTATTTCAACCATTTTATTGGCTTTTTACAAACCGAAATCAATCTGCAATGA